ATAGCCAAAAGTGAATCCGATAAACCTCGTGCCCCTCGATGGAACCTCAATCTACAACATTTGCTTAAAAGCTTCCTCCAAATCTCAACATCGCCTCACGCACCTTAAGAGCAAGTTCAACAGTATCTTAACAAGttccttataaatattataaaatattaactcttagtgatttaagacatgattttgaatttGAACTCCAACAATGATCCTTATTTTCATtctttattattataataataataaatttgaatgAGATATGAAAGGAAGAGAGAGAAAAGAACTTAAAAGAAGAGAGATAAATCAATTTTTTATTGACAAAAATGAAATAAGGGATAACTTGTGATTCCTTAAAGATAAGTCATGAGAGAGTTGTCTTAGTGATATAATGAACCACTAAGACCAACAGTGCATTTTTTTGTCACATTTCTTATATTTGGAGTTAAGAGTATGTTTAAGGGAgctgttggacttgctctaagtAAACATCAATAACCATCATATGTTTATATCGCCTCATGTACCTCAATGGCTCAAATGATCGTGAACCCAATGAACCCAATGATCGTGAACCCAGCTTATAAGAGTTTCAAGGCGTCACAACCTCATTATATCATCAACTCAACACAAGGATATAAAGGTTCATCTCACGACCTCATCACATTATCAGCTTCACTCAAATTATACAAATATTCGCCTCACGACGTCATCAACTCAAACTATATAAAGGTTCACCTCGCGACCTCATCAAATCATCAACTGTACATAAACTATACAAAGACTCGCCTCACGACCTCATCGCGTCGTCAACTCCACACAACTTATACAAAGGCTCGCCTCATGATCTCATCACATCATCAACTCCACACAAGTTATACAAAGACTCGCCTCACGACCTCATCGCGTCGTCAACTCCACACAACTTATGCAAATGCTCGCCTCACGACCTCATCACATCATCAATTCCACACAAGTTATACAAAGGATCGCCTCACGATCTCATATATCATCATCTCCGCACAAATTATACAAAAATTCGCCTCACTAcctcattatatatttatatcatcATCTCCACACAAATTGCCTAAACACAAATTAGAGTGGCACGACCTCTATGACTCACATACTTATCAAATCATTGATTCAACTCGTGAAGTATAACAACTGAACTAGAAATTTGAGAATTATGAGCTATCAACTCTCACAAAATCTCCTCAAAAAGACTTCACAAATTCTTGTTGATAAATGAGTAAGTTCTAATCTGCACATACATCACCCCCTCAAAGAAAGAAGGCGGCAAGATAAAGCCACATGCTAAAAAGAGCAAAGCCCAAAAATCTGAAAATTTAATACTTCAAAGGGGGACTATTGTTAGGCCCATTAGTATGTTTAGGCCCATTGAATACTCTATAAATAAGGCTGAGAACCCCACTAACAAGAGGTTGGCAATGGGATCATTATTTGTGGTTCAACAATCCAAAAAATATATTAGAAGTTCATGTCATAGACAAGCCAAGCCTACtaaatttttaatcatttttgTGTGATTTTGCTTGCTTAAACTCCTAGTTTAATGTTATAATACCTTGAGGCTTGAAATGTTTTTCTTGTATGATTCAATTGTGTAGAAGATTAGTGTTTGCTTATATAAGAGTCAAGAGCCTTCTGAGGCTGTACAAAAGAACCTAAGATTGGCAGAAAACACCATATAATCTTTCGATATTGTTTTCGAGATATCTGAGGCCAGTACAGAAAACTTGAAATGATATCAATGTTATGAATCAAATATGTATGATGTGGATTGCATTTTTCATTTCCTTTTGTGTTGTTTGTTGCTATCTGCATGTCTTTAGTCTTGCTTCTTGAACAAATTATGCCTCAGCTTTGTGTAATTTGATGTTATTTCCTAATCTTTTTTCCAGGCCAGAAATCTGCACAATGCTTCTTTCTGTCAGGATTAGAATGCAAACAGTGTAATTCATAATTCCTAATTCATTCCGGCTTCAGGTACAGGTACAAAAAATTTACTCTCTATTATCTGTCTTGTAGTGTTATGAATCGGCATGCTTTTAAATAGGGGCTTCACTGTTAACCTTTTAGATAATCCCACTTACAAGCTTTGTTATAAACACTTGAAAAAACATGGGTGATAAAAGAATTAGAGAGGTTTTTAATGTTGAAGCCGGAAGGAGAGCATACATGGCTTTCATTGACCACCTCCGCGATCAACTGAAAGGGAACCGGTTGGTGGGTGATCGTCCAGTGCTCCCTACCAGCGAAGAAGCAACTATAAGTGATGATCCACGGTTTGAAATCGTCCTACAAACTAACAAGCCCAGTGAAATTACTTTGTTGCTTAGGAGGCACGACCTCTACATGGAAGCCTATAGGAACGGTTCAGGAACCTGGTTGGAATTCTCAACTCCAAATCAGGTGGAACATGTTATCCAAGGTTCAGAGTTTCTCGGGTTTCATGGAAGCTATACTGCTTCCCAAGGAATAGAGGCTGCGGCTGGAAGGGGGCGGGATTGCATAAGACTAGGCAGAGATGATCTCCGTGATGCTGTAAACAATCTTGCTGCTTCTGATGACAGAGAGGAAAGAGCAAGATCACTTATCGTCATCATTCAGATGACTGTTGAATCTATAAGATTAGACGAAGTCCTGTTTTTTAGTCTTGACAATTATGTTGAGGGCCGAGGTGGTGTGCCTGGTCCTCTACTCTTAGAGCTGGAGAATAGTTGGGGGATTCTATCTAAGTGCTTGGGCTATGAGGCTCATGATGAAGATATCAATTTTTTTCCAATGACTTACAGAGACGGGATAACTCAACGACGGTTTATTACACGAAAGCAAGCAATTGGTGCACTTGGCATGCTGTCGTCTGCAGTCAAAAGCATTAATGTACATACACGAGTACCTCGAAGTTTAAATACATTCCAGGAAGACTTTGATTCTGCTGTAGATGTTCAGACTTCAGGGCGACCACTAGCTGACGTGTATCTACTAGAGATTAATGAATTGACAAATGAGTTCCTGGGGAGAAACATGTATGGCACAATCACCGTGACCGACAGAGAAAGAACTCAAAGCTTATACAACCGAGGAAGATCAGATGCCGAAGAAGCTAAGAAAGGGAAGTTCATTTACATAACCGGCCCTTCTGAAGCATGCATCTCGGCCTCGGATGACTTCCACATTGATGTGAATATCAAGGACACAGACATCCTTTCAAACGATGATGCAATCGGTATGGGAAGGTTCACTTGGAGTCCAAAAAACAGTGACAATGTCTATGACATGGGCTCTCTTGAATCCCGGGAATTTTCTGGAAATGCTGGCAATAAGTTAAAAATTCACTACATGGTATATCGTGATGCAGTGCAAGCTCATTTCGAGATAAAGCTGATAGATGGTGACCACGAAAAACGACCAGATGTTTACGGATATATAGCAGCTACTCCTACTTCACTTGGCCCGTCGAGTCATCTGGTTTTTAACAGGGACCGTGGCTCGGCAGCAGCTATGCGACCTCAGCAGCTCCTCCCTCTTATTAAACCAGTTCTAGCCGTGCCACTGCACTCTCCTCTCAGAATTTATTGTAAATTATTTGATAGGGATCGCAACATTTTTGACACGGACGACCTAATTGCGTTTGGCGAGGTAACTTGGCTTCCTCAACCCCCTGCTACATTTAAGCATATAATAGAAGGGGATTACGGCAGTATTGAAGTTAAAGTTGTCTGGAAACCTTGAGATGGCCGGTGCTGGTGCACCGGCCATTGTGTTATCTGTATTTAGCCAACATATTCTATTAGTTTAGCATACAGCAATCTTGTATAATTATCATTTTGTCAAGTTTTACTGGATGAATTCTAGGCTTTTTAATGCTCTGTCTAGCAATACTTCTAATTGTTACCAACTTACCATCCATTGCTCTGCGGTTGCAAATAGTTTTTGGAAACCTTCCTGTAAAACCTGTGATCCTGACTATTACACACGCACACGTCATAGGTCGAACTCCTGACCTCCCGCAAGGAAATACAAGAGCTCAACTGCTGTAACAACACTTTGTTGGCAAAGAAAATATGTTTTTTTTTCCCAGATGACATTAAGAAGttgataaataaaatataactaACTTCAAAGTATGATCGgaaacttgaattttatttcaaatAATGAATTTCAAATGACATGATTTGAGTTACTATTTCAAATTATCGTATTTGTACTAAAAGTTGAACGTGTTGGATTTCCAATGAAATTTCAAGTCCAAGTTCTTTTACTCATCCGAACACGTAATTTGACCAAATCCAGAGtttcaaatgaaatccaaaacAGACCATTAAGACATTTTAGCCCGGGGACATCAAAAATCCTGGTTCCGTCACCGTCACTCTGTATTTTGCACTTGTATATTTAAGTTTCCATTGTCAAATTCATAACACTTAAGATGATACATTCAAAAAACATATATATACCACAAAGTCTAACAACATACATACTGATATTgtacaacaataacaaccaatgTTACAACTGAACGAATTATCAAGAAGGAGCAAAACCGTTCATGAGCATAAACACAGTAGATTCCGAAAAAGTATTATCTTTCTTTGCTGCAGCTTTCACCTGCACTTGCTCTGCTTCTTCTTCCACTTCCATGCCTTGAGACTCACAAGCTTTCTTAGATCTTCTACTTGTTTTGAGCAACACACATTTCTGTATCTTCACCTTCTCTCCTAGCTTTGCTAGCTCTCCAGCCCACAAATCTACTACACCTGACATTGAAACTTCTGAGAACTGTATGTAACTACTATATGTTATATGTTTGTTTGTGTAAAGACTCAAGATATTTGTTGATATTATATTGGTTTTGGTTTGTTGATGATGAATATGAGGAGGAGAGGAGAAGGTGCTATTTATATACAAGTATATGGAGAGATATTTGTTGAATTATGGAAAATTTGAGACTTCTTGTAAAATTAGATAAAAATTGTCAACTTCAATAGAAGGAAATTATTGGAGAGATGGCATGGCTAGCATGGTGGTCATTTGAGAAATGTAAGCACATGTGATTTGATTTTTAGTGAGAGGGAAGGTGCATATGAAGTTGTTTTTCTTCCACGGTTCGAACTTCTAAAGTGCCGGTCACATATTCCAAATTAATAGTCCCACATTAACGTGTAAGGCATGTCACCAAGAACTTTGCCGGAACAATGATTTCAAAACAGCCGAGAATAAATTGAAATATCGTCGATCGTAAGTAGTATAAATCCGTATTAATTAATCAATTGTATTATATGTCATTTAGCATAATCACAAATAATTATGTGTTATAAATATAATGAAAATAAAAGTGAGTGATGATCCTAAATGCCCACCATAGAAAACTGTTTAAAAATTGGATAATTATTCTGTTAATCACAGGTTCGAATTTGACGAGAGGAGATTTTTTATGATTTTGCCTCCTGAGCCAGAGTCTTTCGCTTAAATGCGGCGGTTTGCAGACTATTGCGTGAGCCTCTAGGGTTTACCTAGggcgcacccgaagggtagcggccgtacattatctacgataaaaaaatacCCAAGGCgtacccgaagggtagcggctgcagATTAGCTACGATAAAAAAAACAAATAACCCGAAATATCCAGATTCGAAACTGATAACCCAAAATACGATCTGACATGCACGTGGTACATACGTATCCAAAGATACACATTCTTAGAATGCGaatcttttcttttatttcagtAAGCAAAAATTTATAAAgtaaaa
This sequence is a window from Apium graveolens cultivar Ventura chromosome 9, ASM990537v1, whole genome shotgun sequence. Protein-coding genes within it:
- the LOC141684880 gene encoding uncharacterized protein LOC141684880 — protein: MGDKRIREVFNVEAGRRAYMAFIDHLRDQLKGNRLVGDRPVLPTSEEATISDDPRFEIVLQTNKPSEITLLLRRHDLYMEAYRNGSGTWLEFSTPNQVEHVIQGSEFLGFHGSYTASQGIEAAAGRGRDCIRLGRDDLRDAVNNLAASDDREERARSLIVIIQMTVESIRLDEVLFFSLDNYVEGRGGVPGPLLLELENSWGILSKCLGYEAHDEDINFFPMTYRDGITQRRFITRKQAIGALGMLSSAVKSINVHTRVPRSLNTFQEDFDSAVDVQTSGRPLADVYLLEINELTNEFLGRNMYGTITVTDRERTQSLYNRGRSDAEEAKKGKFIYITGPSEACISASDDFHIDVNIKDTDILSNDDAIGMGRFTWSPKNSDNVYDMGSLESREFSGNAGNKLKIHYMVYRDAVQAHFEIKLIDGDHEKRPDVYGYIAATPTSLGPSSHLVFNRDRGSAAAMRPQQLLPLIKPVLAVPLHSPLRIYCKLFDRDRNIFDTDDLIAFGEVTWLPQPPATFKHIIEGDYGSIEVKVVWKP